A part of Cannabis sativa cultivar Pink pepper isolate KNU-18-1 chromosome 6, ASM2916894v1, whole genome shotgun sequence genomic DNA contains:
- the LOC115725752 gene encoding cytochrome P450 71D11-like has product MEIITQPSLFQILFSLVFLFMIVINILLKRAQTNNSTSKLPPGPWRLPLVGNMHQLISLLGSKSLLPHHTFRDLAQKHGPLMYLKIGQIPTLIVSSPEYTKEVLRTHDLVFASRPQTLAAKIIAYDCTNLAFAPYGEYWKQLRKICMKELLSPARVQTFQPIREEELFKLVQGIASNVGLPMNITQMVKASTYSITSRAAFGKKSSDHDEFILIVEEALKVAGSFRFGEVFPSLSFLDWITRVKYESFKLRSSRIMEDIIKEHRKENENIMSRETNGKKEDLVDVLLKFHDKKNGDDVGFTLTIDNIKAVIWDIFIAGSETSALTVDWAMVEMMRNQRVMKKAQDEVREVFGRNGSRDESSINEMKYLKSLVKETLRLHPPAPLLLPRESREKCKINGYEIPKKTRMMINIWAIGRDSKYWIEPESFIPERFVGSSIDFKGSNFEFIPFGAGRRICPGMSFGITNVELSLALLLYHFDWKLPNGMEPKDLDMTEFSAITLRRKADLYLIPTNYV; this is encoded by the exons ATGGAGATCATCACCCAACCTTCTTTATTCCAAATCCTCTTCTCCTTAGTTTTTCTGTTTATGATAGTAATAAATATACTATTGAAAAGAGCCCAAACCAACAACTCAACTTCAAAACTACCACCAGGGCCATGGAGATTACCTTTGGTGGGAAACATGCACCAACTAATCTCATTATTAGGCTCAAAATCATTATTACCTCATCATACATTTAGAGACTTAGCCCAAAAACATGGACCACTCATGTACCTCAAAATTGGACAAATTCCAACTCTAATAGTTTCATCACCAGAGTATACTAAAGAGGTCTTGAGAACCCATGATCTTGTTTTTGCATCAAGGCCTCAAACTCTTGCTGCAAAGATCATAGCATATGATTGTACCAACCTTGCATTTGCTCCATATGGTGAGTATTGGAAACAACTAAGAAAGATTTGTATGAAAGAGCTTTTGAGTCCAGCTAGGGTTCAAACATTTCAACCCATTAGAGAAGAGGAGTTGTTTAAGCTTGTACAAGGGATTGCTTCAAATGTTGGGTTACCTATGAATATTACTCAAATGGTCAAAGCTTCAACATATAGCATTACTTCTAGGGCTGCCTTTGGCAAGAAAAGTAGTGATCATGATGAGTTCATATTGATTGTGGAGGAAGCTCTCAAGGTAGCTGGAAGCTTTAGATTTGGAGAGGTCTTTCCTTCTTTGAGTTTTCTTGATTGGATTACTAGGGTTAAGTATGAGAGCTTTAAATTAAGGTCTTCAAGGATAATGGAAGATATTATCAAAGAGCATAGAAAAGAGAATGAAAATATTATGTCAAGAGAGACAAATGGAAAGAAGGAAGACTTGGTTGATGTTCTTCTAAAGTTTCATGATAAGAAGAATGGTGATGATGTTGGGTTCACATTAACAATTGACAATATCAAAGCTGTAATTTGG GATATTTTTATAGCTGGAAGTGAGACATCAGCTTTAACTGTAGATTGGGCTATGGTAGAAATGATGAGAAATCAAAGAGTGATGAAAAAGGCTCAAGATGAGGTTAGAGAAGTCTTTGGCAGAAATGGGTCAAGAGATGAATCCTCAATCAATGAGATGAAATACTTGAAATCACTTGTTAAAGAAACTCTAAGGTTACACCCTCCAGCTCCTTTATTACTTCCAAGAGAAAGTAGAGAAAAATGCAAAATCAATGGTTATGAGATACCTAAAAAAACTAGAATGATGATAAATATTTGGGCGATTGGAAGAGATTCTAAATATTGGATTGAACCTGAGAGTTTTATACCAGAAAGATTTGTTGGTAGCTCTATTGATTTCAAGGGTAGCAATTTCGAGTTTATTCCATTTGGTGCTGGAAGAAGAATATGTCCAGGCATGTCATTTGGTATCACCAATGTTGAGCTTTCCCTTGCTTTGTTACTATACCATTTTGATTGGAAACTGCCTAATGGAATGGAACCTAAAGATTTAGATATGACTGAGTTTTCTGCCATTACTTTAAGAAGAAAAGCTGATTTGTATTTGATTCCTActaattatgtatga